A single genomic interval of Agromyces cerinus harbors:
- a CDS encoding DUF3263 domain-containing protein yields the protein MSAERLPHRSVESELDERDARVLAFESRAWQHPGAKAEAIRDEFGISAARYYRILGELIDSPAALRHDPMLVKRLQRMRAARAAARTRRSLSIGRPLD from the coding sequence ATGAGCGCCGAGCGCCTGCCGCACCGTTCCGTCGAATCGGAGCTCGACGAGCGCGACGCCCGGGTGCTCGCCTTCGAGTCGCGCGCGTGGCAGCATCCCGGCGCGAAGGCGGAGGCGATCCGCGACGAGTTCGGCATCTCCGCCGCCCGCTACTATCGGATCCTCGGCGAGCTCATCGATTCACCGGCAGCGCTGAGGCACGACCCGATGCTGGTCAAACGCCTGCAGCGGATGCGTGCGGCTCGTGCAGCGGCGCGGACGCGTCGTTCGCTCTCGATCGGCCGACCGCTCGACTGA
- a CDS encoding LytR C-terminal domain-containing protein, whose translation MAQKFPRDRFDSIPHGIDRVGAHRAPARRGAGWITFGWAALATVVLAAVGIGGVMVFNDRLNFGEAPVSTPSATPVVTAEPVIAPDIPVLVLNGTATAGLAAKASETLTANGVPVGSAANASDETLTETVVYYATPELEGAARGVAQFLPEADVRMSEQFAATGNQLVVVLGSDYAEATAG comes from the coding sequence ATGGCGCAGAAGTTCCCCCGCGATCGCTTCGACTCGATCCCGCACGGCATCGACCGGGTCGGTGCGCATCGCGCCCCGGCGCGCCGTGGAGCCGGATGGATCACCTTCGGCTGGGCGGCACTGGCGACGGTGGTGCTCGCCGCGGTCGGCATCGGCGGCGTCATGGTCTTCAACGACCGGCTGAACTTCGGCGAGGCACCGGTCTCGACCCCGAGCGCGACGCCGGTCGTCACCGCCGAACCCGTGATCGCCCCCGACATCCCCGTGCTCGTGCTGAACGGCACCGCGACGGCCGGACTGGCGGCGAAGGCGTCGGAGACGCTCACGGCCAACGGGGTTCCCGTGGGGTCGGCGGCGAACGCGAGCGATGAGACGCTCACCGAGACCGTCGTCTACTACGCGACCCCCGAACTCGAGGGCGCTGCTCGCGGTGTCGCGCAGTTCCTGCCCGAGGCCGATGTGCGGATGTCCGAGCAGTTCGCCGCCACCGGCAACCAGCTCGTCGTCGTGCTCGGCTCCGACTATGCCGAGGCCACGGCGGGCTGA
- the groL gene encoding chaperonin GroEL (60 kDa chaperone family; promotes refolding of misfolded polypeptides especially under stressful conditions; forms two stacked rings of heptamers to form a barrel-shaped 14mer; ends can be capped by GroES; misfolded proteins enter the barrel where they are refolded when GroES binds) encodes MAKIIAFNEEARRGLERGLNTLADAVKVTLGPRGRNVVLEKKWGAPTITNDGVSIAKEIELDDPYEKIGAELVKEVAKKTDDVAGDGTTTSVVLAQALVREGLRNVAAGADPISLKRGIEKAVAAVEAELLANAKDVETKEEIAATASISAADEQIGALIAEAIDKVGKEGVVTVEESNTFGTELELTEGMRFDKGYLSAYFVTDPERQEAVFEDPYILIVNGKVSNIKDLLPIVDKVIQTGKQLLIIAEDVDGEALATLIVNKIRGIFKSVAVKAPGFGDRRKAQLQDIATLTGGQVISEEVGLKLENVTLDLLGSARKVIITKDETTIVEGGGDEEAIAGRVAQIRKEIENTDSDYDREKLQERLAKLAGGVAVIKAGAATEVELKERKHRIEDAVRNAKAAVEEGIVAGGGVALIQAGKTAFEKLELTGDEATGANIVRVAIDAPLKQIALNAGLEPGVVVDRVRNLPVGQGLNAATGEYVDMLAAGINDPVKVTRSALLNAASIAGLFLTTEAVVADKPEKNAAPAGDPTGGMDF; translated from the coding sequence ATGGCAAAGATCATTGCTTTCAACGAGGAGGCCCGTCGTGGCCTCGAGCGTGGCCTGAACACGCTCGCCGACGCGGTGAAGGTGACCCTCGGCCCGCGCGGACGCAACGTCGTGCTCGAGAAGAAGTGGGGCGCACCCACGATCACGAACGACGGTGTGTCGATCGCCAAGGAGATCGAACTCGACGACCCGTACGAGAAGATCGGTGCCGAGCTCGTCAAGGAGGTCGCCAAGAAGACCGACGACGTCGCCGGTGACGGCACCACGACCTCGGTCGTGCTCGCCCAGGCGCTCGTGCGCGAGGGCCTCCGCAACGTCGCCGCAGGCGCCGACCCCATCTCGCTCAAGCGCGGCATCGAGAAGGCCGTCGCGGCCGTCGAGGCCGAGCTCCTCGCCAACGCGAAGGACGTCGAGACGAAGGAAGAGATCGCCGCCACGGCATCGATCTCCGCCGCCGACGAGCAGATCGGTGCGCTCATCGCCGAGGCGATCGACAAGGTCGGCAAGGAGGGCGTCGTCACCGTCGAGGAGTCGAACACCTTCGGCACCGAGCTCGAGCTGACCGAGGGCATGCGCTTCGACAAGGGCTACCTGTCGGCGTACTTCGTCACCGACCCCGAGCGCCAGGAAGCGGTCTTCGAAGACCCCTACATCCTGATCGTCAACGGCAAGGTCTCGAACATCAAGGACCTGCTGCCGATCGTCGACAAGGTCATCCAGACCGGCAAGCAGCTCCTCATCATCGCTGAAGACGTCGACGGCGAAGCACTCGCGACGCTGATCGTCAACAAGATCCGCGGCATCTTCAAGTCGGTCGCCGTCAAGGCTCCCGGCTTCGGCGACCGTCGCAAGGCGCAGCTGCAGGACATCGCGACCCTCACCGGTGGCCAGGTCATCTCCGAGGAGGTCGGCCTCAAGCTCGAGAACGTCACCCTCGACCTGCTCGGCTCGGCTCGCAAGGTCATCATCACCAAGGACGAGACGACCATCGTCGAGGGTGGCGGCGACGAGGAGGCCATCGCCGGCCGCGTCGCGCAGATCCGCAAGGAGATCGAGAACACCGACTCCGACTACGACCGCGAGAAGCTCCAGGAGCGCCTCGCCAAGCTCGCCGGCGGCGTCGCCGTCATCAAGGCGGGTGCGGCGACCGAGGTCGAGCTCAAGGAGCGCAAGCACCGCATCGAGGACGCCGTTCGCAACGCGAAGGCCGCCGTCGAAGAGGGCATCGTCGCCGGTGGTGGCGTCGCCCTCATCCAGGCCGGCAAGACCGCCTTCGAGAAGCTCGAGCTCACGGGCGACGAGGCGACCGGCGCGAACATCGTTCGCGTCGCGATCGACGCGCCGCTGAAGCAGATCGCCCTCAACGCCGGCCTCGAGCCGGGCGTCGTGGTCGACCGCGTGCGCAACCTCCCGGTCGGCCAGGGCCTCAACGCCGCGACCGGCGAGTACGTCGACATGCTCGCTGCCGGCATCAACGACCCGGTGAAGGTCACCCGCTCCGCGCTGCTGAACGCTGCGTCGATCGCGGGCCTGTTCCTCACCACCGAGGCCGTCGTCGCCGACAAGCCCGAGAAGAACGCGGCTCCGGCCGGCGACCCGACGGGCGGCATGGACTTCTGA
- the msrB gene encoding peptide-methionine (R)-S-oxide reductase MsrB, whose protein sequence is MAYNVDKTDDEWRAELGDEQYAVLREAATERPWTGELLDEERAGVYSCAACGAELFQSGTKFDSGCGWPSFYESVRPEAVQLIEDSSLGMVRTEVRCANCGSHLGHVFPDGFGTPTGDRYCMNSIALDFSAES, encoded by the coding sequence ATGGCGTACAACGTGGACAAGACCGACGACGAGTGGCGCGCCGAACTCGGCGACGAGCAGTACGCGGTGCTCCGCGAGGCCGCGACCGAGCGCCCGTGGACGGGCGAGCTGCTCGACGAGGAGCGTGCCGGCGTCTACTCCTGCGCCGCCTGCGGCGCCGAACTGTTCCAGAGCGGCACGAAGTTCGACTCGGGCTGCGGCTGGCCGAGCTTCTACGAGTCGGTGCGCCCCGAGGCCGTCCAGCTCATCGAGGACTCCTCGCTCGGCATGGTGCGCACCGAGGTGCGCTGCGCGAACTGCGGCTCGCACCTGGGCCACGTCTTCCCCGACGGCTTCGGCACGCCCACCGGCGACCGGTACTGCATGAACTCGATCGCCCTCGACTTCTCCGCCGAGTCCTGA
- a CDS encoding nitroreductase family protein — protein sequence MLARRSTPKVTDAAPDDAEILDLLEVAARVADHAALRPWRVIALRGEARNRLGDALAAASGLGGEQSARLAAKPLRASLLLAIVATTTRHFKVPAWEQEAVAAGVAHQLSLLLDDAGWGVMWRSGPHTRHPLVAEMHRLADGEQLLGWLYVGGVPDGTRPDRGPEVDAASRFSSLQ from the coding sequence ATGCTCGCGAGGCGTTCGACCCCCAAGGTCACGGATGCCGCACCCGACGACGCTGAGATCCTCGACCTGCTCGAGGTGGCCGCCCGGGTCGCCGACCACGCCGCGCTGCGGCCGTGGCGGGTGATCGCGTTGCGCGGCGAAGCACGGAACCGCCTCGGTGACGCGCTCGCCGCGGCCTCGGGCCTCGGCGGTGAGCAGAGCGCCCGCCTCGCGGCCAAGCCGCTGCGCGCATCGCTGCTGCTCGCGATCGTCGCGACCACGACACGGCACTTCAAGGTCCCCGCGTGGGAGCAGGAGGCGGTCGCCGCAGGCGTCGCCCACCAGTTGAGCCTGCTCCTCGACGACGCCGGGTGGGGCGTCATGTGGCGCAGTGGGCCGCACACGAGGCATCCGCTCGTCGCCGAGATGCACCGCCTCGCCGACGGCGAGCAGCTGCTCGGCTGGCTCTACGTCGGCGGCGTGCCCGACGGCACGCGACCGGATCGGGGCCCTGAGGTCGACGCGGCCTCGAGGTTCAGCTCGCTGCAGTGA
- a CDS encoding FAD-dependent oxidoreductase produces MTQSWDREVDVLVAGTGAAGMTAAITAADRGLSVLVVESTDRWGGTTMRSGGGLWMPNNPIMRRTGIADSREEALTYLESAIGPSDSIGPASSPERRAAFVDTIPELVTRLEQLGVRWAVAKDYPDYYPDRPGGKIGRGIESKPFDARRLGDWRETSRTGDSIPAPMQTDDVWLLMRAWSSFSGFVRGARFVFRTLGGLVTGKKLYGFGGGLMLQLGAIAKQQGVQMLLSSPLTELLKDERGRVVGAVVATPDGLQRIRARRGVILGAGGFAANSAWRQKYHGIAGYTSAAEGDLGTAIEAGVAAGADVALMDDAWWGASVPIPGKQAQFVLNERSDPFSIVVDQSGRRYLNESESYIDFGHHLLERDPISPANPSWLVVERRHRQRYMFGALLMGGTALVEQGVVVKAGTLGELAEKMGVDRATFLATVERFNGFARTGVDVDFGRGGTAYDRYYSDPWVKPNPNLGALEKGPFTAVQLVPGDLGTKGGLLTDEHARVVDVDGRVIDGLYAAGNTTASVMGRTYPGPGSTIGPAAVFGYLAAVHAASSPEGSATPARGGSADEARTV; encoded by the coding sequence ATGACGCAATCCTGGGACCGCGAGGTCGACGTCCTCGTCGCCGGCACCGGTGCGGCGGGCATGACCGCGGCCATCACCGCGGCAGATCGAGGGCTCTCCGTGCTCGTGGTCGAGAGCACCGACCGGTGGGGCGGCACGACGATGCGCAGCGGCGGCGGACTGTGGATGCCGAACAATCCGATCATGCGTCGCACGGGCATCGCCGACTCCCGCGAGGAGGCGCTGACCTACCTGGAATCCGCGATCGGCCCGAGCGACTCGATCGGCCCGGCCAGTTCGCCCGAGCGACGCGCGGCGTTCGTCGACACGATTCCCGAGCTCGTCACGCGTCTCGAGCAGCTCGGGGTGCGGTGGGCGGTCGCGAAGGACTATCCCGACTACTACCCCGACCGGCCGGGCGGCAAGATCGGGCGCGGCATCGAGTCCAAGCCCTTCGATGCGCGCAGGCTCGGCGACTGGCGTGAGACCTCGCGCACGGGCGACTCCATCCCCGCCCCGATGCAGACCGACGACGTGTGGCTGCTCATGCGCGCGTGGTCCTCGTTCTCGGGCTTCGTGCGCGGCGCGCGTTTCGTGTTCCGCACCCTCGGAGGACTGGTCACCGGCAAGAAGCTGTACGGCTTCGGCGGCGGCCTCATGCTGCAGCTCGGCGCCATCGCGAAGCAGCAGGGCGTGCAGATGCTGCTGAGCAGCCCGCTCACCGAACTCCTGAAGGACGAGCGCGGGCGAGTGGTCGGGGCCGTCGTCGCGACTCCCGACGGCCTGCAGCGCATCCGTGCGAGGCGCGGCGTGATCCTCGGCGCGGGCGGCTTCGCCGCGAACTCGGCCTGGCGGCAGAAGTACCACGGCATCGCGGGGTACACGTCGGCGGCCGAGGGCGACCTCGGCACGGCCATCGAGGCGGGCGTCGCGGCCGGCGCGGACGTCGCGCTCATGGACGACGCCTGGTGGGGTGCATCCGTGCCGATCCCCGGCAAGCAGGCGCAGTTCGTGCTGAACGAGCGATCCGACCCGTTCAGCATCGTCGTCGACCAGTCGGGCCGCCGCTATCTCAACGAGTCCGAGAGCTACATCGACTTCGGCCATCACCTGCTCGAGCGCGATCCGATCTCGCCCGCGAACCCGTCGTGGCTCGTCGTCGAGCGGCGGCACCGGCAGCGGTACATGTTCGGCGCGCTGCTCATGGGCGGCACGGCGCTCGTCGAGCAGGGAGTGGTCGTCAAGGCTGGCACGCTCGGTGAGCTCGCCGAGAAGATGGGAGTCGACCGTGCGACCTTCCTCGCGACGGTCGAGCGGTTCAACGGGTTCGCCCGCACCGGCGTCGACGTGGACTTCGGTCGAGGCGGCACCGCATACGACCGCTACTACAGCGACCCGTGGGTGAAGCCGAACCCGAACCTCGGCGCGCTCGAGAAGGGCCCCTTCACCGCGGTGCAGCTCGTGCCCGGCGACCTGGGCACCAAGGGCGGCCTGCTGACCGATGAGCATGCCCGCGTGGTCGACGTCGACGGCCGTGTCATCGACGGGCTCTACGCCGCGGGCAACACGACGGCCTCGGTCATGGGGCGCACGTACCCCGGCCCCGGGTCGACCATCGGGCCGGCCGCCGTCTTCGGATACCTCGCCGCGGTGCACGCCGCGTCGTCGCCCGAGGGAAGTGCGACCCCGGCCCGTGGGGGCTCCGCCGACGAGGCGCGCACCGTGTAG
- a CDS encoding multidrug effflux MFS transporter codes for MSSTSSIPVIRPDDYVQPSHPGDRLSSRQRLVYVLVLGALTALGPFTVDLYLPAFPVLQDELGVSASAVQLTLTGTMVGFGLGQLIVGPWSDKVGRRLPLILATALHIAASLAAAFAPDIVWLSVFRLLQGFGAAAGGVVAMAMVRDLFGGKPLVRMLSRLALVNGLAPVLAPVIGSQLLQVMDWRGIFVVLAIYGAVVVVAVAFFIVETLPASRRQVSGHSTLRDRYAALFRDRVYLGAALIGGMTFTGLFGYLSTSSFLFQDLYAFNAQEYGLLFAVNSVGVIIGVQTSSRLMRGSVAPQWILAGTTVVHLAMAVAIMALDASGSGFWGTAIPLWFYILACGFAFPAVQVLALAHHGAEAGTAASLLGALNFGLAGVISPLIGLMGVASAVPMAFVMLLAGIVAIAALWLLVRPRTVPPLSE; via the coding sequence ATGTCCTCCACCTCCTCCATCCCCGTCATCCGTCCCGACGACTACGTCCAGCCGTCGCACCCGGGCGACCGGCTGAGCAGCCGGCAGCGACTCGTCTACGTGCTCGTGCTCGGCGCACTCACGGCGCTCGGCCCGTTCACCGTCGACCTCTACCTGCCCGCCTTCCCGGTGCTGCAGGACGAGCTCGGCGTCTCCGCCTCGGCCGTGCAGCTGACCCTGACGGGCACCATGGTCGGGTTCGGCCTCGGCCAGCTCATCGTCGGCCCGTGGAGCGACAAGGTGGGTCGTCGCCTGCCGCTCATCCTCGCGACGGCCCTGCACATCGCGGCATCCCTCGCTGCGGCCTTCGCCCCCGACATCGTCTGGCTCTCGGTCTTCCGACTGCTGCAGGGCTTCGGCGCCGCAGCCGGTGGCGTGGTCGCCATGGCGATGGTGCGCGACCTCTTCGGCGGCAAGCCGCTCGTGCGCATGCTCTCGCGACTCGCGCTCGTGAACGGCCTCGCGCCCGTGCTCGCCCCCGTCATCGGGTCGCAGCTGCTGCAGGTCATGGACTGGCGCGGCATCTTCGTCGTGCTCGCGATCTACGGCGCGGTCGTCGTCGTGGCCGTCGCCTTCTTCATCGTCGAGACCCTGCCCGCCTCGCGTCGGCAGGTCTCCGGCCACTCGACGCTGCGCGATCGCTACGCGGCGCTCTTCCGCGACCGCGTCTACCTCGGCGCCGCGCTCATCGGCGGCATGACCTTCACGGGGTTGTTCGGCTACCTCTCGACCTCGTCGTTCCTCTTCCAGGACCTCTACGCCTTCAACGCCCAGGAGTACGGCCTGCTCTTCGCCGTGAACTCCGTCGGCGTCATCATCGGCGTGCAGACGAGCTCGCGGCTCATGCGCGGCTCGGTGGCGCCGCAATGGATCCTCGCCGGCACGACGGTCGTGCACCTTGCGATGGCCGTGGCGATCATGGCGCTCGACGCGTCGGGAAGCGGGTTCTGGGGCACGGCGATCCCGCTCTGGTTCTACATCCTCGCCTGCGGCTTCGCGTTCCCCGCCGTGCAGGTGCTCGCCCTCGCGCACCACGGCGCGGAGGCCGGCACGGCGGCGTCGCTGCTCGGCGCCCTGAACTTCGGCCTCGCCGGCGTCATCTCACCGCTGATCGGCCTCATGGGCGTCGCCAGCGCCGTGCCCATGGCGTTCGTGATGCTGCTCGCGGGCATCGTGGCGATCGCGGCGCTGTGGCTGCTCGTGCGCCCGAGGACCGTGCCGCCGCTGAGCGAGTGA
- a CDS encoding DMT family transporter, translated as MTQHAAQQPPSAGTGTHHHQHVEQSRIPIWIALVLALLFGAGTALQSRVNGQLAVALDDPYVAAAISFGSGLVILLVVLTMWKPGRIGLAKVGEALRARALPWWMVLGGLAGAWFVTTQGLSAGIIGVALFTIAIVAGQTVGGIVFDVIGLGPGGRRPLSTTRVVGAVLALAAIGWAVSAQLTGDAPILLMVLPFIAGVGASWQQAVNGRVKAVADSALTATVVNFAVGTTALVVVMLVHAASAGWPTALPAEPWLYTGGALGCIFIAGQAMLVRRLGVLLLALCGVAGQLVAALALDLMLPTADEPVGIATIGGTVLALVAVVVASIRWGRRKHALAPAEVTAAS; from the coding sequence TTGACTCAGCACGCAGCCCAGCAACCGCCCTCGGCGGGCACCGGAACCCATCACCACCAGCACGTCGAGCAATCGCGAATCCCGATCTGGATCGCGCTCGTGCTCGCACTGCTGTTCGGCGCGGGCACCGCGTTGCAGTCGCGCGTCAACGGGCAGCTCGCGGTGGCGCTCGACGACCCGTACGTCGCCGCCGCGATCTCCTTCGGGAGCGGGCTCGTGATCCTGCTCGTCGTGCTCACCATGTGGAAACCGGGACGAATCGGGCTCGCGAAGGTCGGCGAGGCGCTGCGCGCCCGGGCGCTTCCGTGGTGGATGGTGCTCGGCGGGCTCGCGGGCGCCTGGTTCGTGACGACGCAGGGCCTCTCGGCCGGCATCATCGGCGTCGCCCTGTTCACGATCGCGATCGTCGCGGGCCAGACGGTGGGCGGCATCGTGTTCGACGTCATCGGGCTCGGCCCGGGCGGGCGCCGACCGCTCAGCACGACACGCGTGGTCGGCGCCGTGCTCGCCCTCGCGGCGATCGGCTGGGCCGTGTCGGCGCAGCTCACCGGCGATGCCCCGATCCTGCTCATGGTGCTGCCGTTCATCGCGGGCGTCGGCGCGTCGTGGCAGCAGGCGGTGAACGGGCGGGTCAAGGCGGTCGCCGACAGCGCGCTCACCGCGACGGTGGTCAACTTCGCGGTCGGAACGACGGCGCTCGTCGTGGTGATGCTCGTGCACGCGGCATCCGCAGGCTGGCCGACCGCGCTGCCCGCCGAACCCTGGCTCTACACGGGTGGGGCGCTCGGCTGCATCTTCATCGCCGGGCAGGCGATGCTCGTGCGGCGACTCGGCGTGCTGCTGCTCGCCCTCTGCGGCGTCGCAGGGCAACTCGTCGCGGCCCTCGCGCTCGACCTGATGCTGCCCACGGCCGATGAGCCGGTCGGCATCGCGACCATCGGCGGCACCGTGCTCGCCCTCGTCGCCGTGGTGGTCGCTTCGATCCGATGGGGTCGGCGCAAGCATGCGCTGGCGCCGGCAGAGGTCACTGCAGCGAGCTGA
- a CDS encoding cold-shock protein gives MANGTVKWFNAEKGYGFITVDEGGQDVFVHYSAIDMSGYKVLEEGQQVVFEVGTGSKGPQAEGVRPA, from the coding sequence ATGGCGAACGGAACCGTCAAGTGGTTCAACGCTGAAAAGGGCTACGGATTCATCACCGTCGATGAGGGGGGCCAGGACGTCTTCGTCCACTACTCCGCCATCGACATGTCGGGGTACAAGGTCCTCGAGGAGGGGCAGCAGGTCGTCTTCGAGGTCGGCACCGGTTCCAAGGGGCCGCAGGCCGAAGGCGTCCGCCCGGCCTGA
- a CDS encoding DUF3048 domain-containing protein, with protein sequence MAAQAEPAPLRRGARIAVLVTATLLLAACQSPRPAPAPTEAEARPSSDSAAAAVSFAPLRGTPAEEAALAHPSLAVKVDNHEEARPQIALNRTDIVFEELVEGGLTRYVAIWHSDVPDEVGPVRSIRPMDPDIASPFGGIIAYSGGQDQFVAMMMATPLVNLVFDYDETGLFFRADERPGPHDVILESAEAVSRNAALAPPPVQFAYGTADPLAAPALAAVPTSRVDLVFSEGRFPSWEWDAAASVWLRSQEGSPDTEASGERVRATNVVTVRVAIDWRYGEVPKTVMIGSGEAWVSAGGRTAHGTWTKDASESPIILTADDGSPLRLAPGNTWVELVPGEGSATFTP encoded by the coding sequence ATGGCAGCGCAGGCCGAGCCGGCTCCGCTCCGGCGGGGAGCGCGCATCGCCGTGCTCGTCACGGCGACGCTGCTGCTGGCCGCCTGCCAATCGCCGCGCCCCGCTCCGGCACCGACCGAGGCCGAGGCACGACCCTCCTCCGATTCGGCGGCCGCCGCGGTCTCGTTCGCCCCGCTGCGCGGAACGCCCGCAGAGGAGGCCGCGCTCGCGCACCCCTCGCTCGCGGTGAAGGTCGACAACCACGAAGAGGCGCGCCCGCAGATCGCCCTGAATCGCACCGACATCGTCTTCGAGGAGCTCGTCGAGGGCGGTCTCACCCGCTACGTCGCGATCTGGCATTCGGACGTCCCCGACGAGGTCGGCCCTGTGCGATCGATCCGCCCCATGGATCCGGACATCGCCTCGCCCTTCGGTGGCATCATCGCCTACTCGGGCGGCCAGGACCAGTTCGTCGCGATGATGATGGCGACGCCCCTCGTGAACCTCGTCTTCGACTACGACGAGACGGGACTCTTCTTCCGGGCCGATGAACGGCCCGGGCCGCACGACGTGATCCTCGAGTCGGCAGAGGCGGTCTCCCGCAACGCCGCGCTCGCGCCGCCGCCCGTGCAGTTCGCCTACGGCACAGCCGATCCGCTCGCGGCCCCGGCGCTCGCCGCGGTGCCGACGTCGCGCGTCGACCTCGTCTTCTCCGAGGGCCGGTTCCCCAGTTGGGAGTGGGATGCCGCGGCATCCGTCTGGTTGCGTTCGCAGGAGGGCTCGCCCGACACGGAGGCGTCCGGCGAGCGGGTGCGGGCGACGAACGTCGTGACCGTGCGCGTCGCGATCGACTGGCGCTACGGCGAGGTGCCGAAGACCGTGATGATCGGGTCGGGCGAGGCCTGGGTCTCCGCCGGAGGGCGAACGGCTCATGGCACTTGGACGAAGGATGCGTCGGAGTCGCCGATCATCCTCACGGCCGACGACGGTTCTCCGCTGCGGCTGGCTCCCGGCAACACGTGGGTCGAGCTCGTGCCGGGCGAGGGTTCTGCGACCTTCACGCCCTGA
- a CDS encoding phosphatase PAP2 family protein: MSLESVESSDTRPRVSRRVPIIAGATALLLASLLGVLALTSSGENRFAVDEAWAEFVVSTRTPFGEWFAYAMNTLGGGFVGVFVVPIGAAIVLLIVRRPWGALYFIVASAASAGMVQVLKHLFGRARPEDMIVVSDFGSFPSGHVANAATIAVVMGMIVPRTWVWVLGAVYTALMAYSRTYLGAHWLTDTLGGALAGAGVALLLWAALAGPLERERMAWGERRRRASAD, from the coding sequence ATGAGCCTCGAATCGGTGGAGTCGTCCGATACCCGGCCGCGGGTCTCCCGCCGCGTTCCGATCATCGCGGGGGCGACGGCGCTCCTGCTCGCGAGCCTGCTCGGCGTGCTCGCCTTGACGTCGTCGGGCGAGAACCGCTTCGCCGTCGACGAGGCGTGGGCGGAGTTCGTGGTGAGCACGCGAACCCCCTTCGGGGAGTGGTTCGCCTATGCCATGAACACGCTGGGCGGCGGGTTCGTCGGGGTGTTCGTGGTGCCGATCGGAGCCGCGATCGTGCTGCTCATCGTTCGGCGACCGTGGGGGGCCTTGTACTTCATCGTGGCGTCGGCCGCGAGTGCCGGCATGGTGCAGGTGCTGAAGCACCTGTTCGGGCGGGCTCGGCCCGAGGACATGATCGTCGTCTCAGATTTCGGGTCGTTCCCGTCGGGCCACGTCGCGAATGCAGCGACGATCGCGGTCGTCATGGGCATGATCGTGCCGCGCACCTGGGTGTGGGTGCTCGGCGCCGTCTACACCGCGCTGATGGCGTACAGCCGCACCTATCTCGGTGCGCACTGGCTGACCGACACCCTCGGTGGGGCGCTCGCCGGGGCGGGTGTGGCGCTGCTCCTCTGGGCGGCGCTCGCCGGTCCGCTCGAGCGCGAACGCATGGCGTGGGGTGAGCGACGGCGTCGCGCGTCTGCGGACTGA
- a CDS encoding MogA/MoaB family molybdenum cofactor biosynthesis protein — translation MTPTERMPRTAVVIVASTRAAAGVADDRTGPVIAAWLVERGFDPVGPVVVADGVPTADALQRALAGHPSVIITTGGTGVSPTDGTPEATAPLLDRELPGFMEELRRRGAATTPTALLSRGLAGVSGSTLVVNLPGSAGGVRDGLGLLGEVLEHTLDQLAGGDHPAAG, via the coding sequence ATGACCCCGACCGAGCGGATGCCGCGCACCGCCGTCGTCATCGTCGCGTCGACGCGTGCCGCGGCGGGCGTCGCCGACGACCGCACCGGGCCGGTGATCGCGGCCTGGCTCGTCGAGCGCGGCTTCGACCCCGTCGGCCCCGTGGTGGTCGCCGACGGCGTGCCCACGGCCGACGCCCTGCAGCGGGCCCTCGCCGGCCACCCGTCGGTCATCATCACGACCGGCGGCACCGGGGTCTCCCCGACCGACGGCACCCCCGAGGCGACGGCGCCGCTGCTCGATCGCGAGCTGCCGGGGTTCATGGAGGAACTGCGCCGTCGCGGCGCGGCGACGACACCCACCGCCCTGCTCTCACGAGGACTCGCGGGCGTGTCGGGGTCGACGCTCGTCGTGAACCTCCCGGGTTCCGCCGGCGGGGTGCGCGACGGGCTCGGGCTGCTCGGCGAGGTGCTCGAGCACACCCTCGATCAACTCGCCGGGGGCGACCACCCAGCGGCGGGGTGA
- the moaC gene encoding cyclic pyranopterin monophosphate synthase MoaC: MTEPRLTHLRGDGSAHMVDVTDKAVTRRTASAQAVLITRIDVVDAIADGSLPKGEAIGTARIAGIMAAKQTSTLIPLCHPLPLTKLDVDITPEGDRVRIVATVTTKGVTGVEMEALTAATVSALTLYDMIKAVDNRAVVTDVMVLAKAGGKSGDWSRE, encoded by the coding sequence ATGACTGAACCACGCCTGACCCATCTGCGCGGCGACGGCTCCGCGCACATGGTCGACGTCACCGACAAGGCGGTGACCCGGCGCACGGCGAGCGCGCAGGCCGTGCTCATCACGCGCATCGACGTGGTCGACGCCATCGCCGACGGCAGCCTGCCGAAGGGCGAGGCGATCGGCACCGCGCGCATCGCCGGCATCATGGCGGCCAAGCAGACGTCGACGCTCATCCCCCTGTGCCACCCGCTGCCGCTCACGAAGCTCGACGTCGACATCACGCCGGAGGGCGATCGCGTGCGCATCGTCGCGACCGTCACCACGAAGGGCGTCACCGGCGTCGAGATGGAGGCGCTGACCGCCGCGACCGTGTCGGCGCTCACGCTCTACGACATGATCAAGGCCGTCGACAACCGCGCGGTCGTCACCGACGTGATGGTGCTCGCGAAGGCGGGCGGCAAGAGCGGCGACTGGTCGCGCGAATGA